In Alphaproteobacteria bacterium, one DNA window encodes the following:
- a CDS encoding helix-turn-helix domain-containing protein, with protein sequence MASTILMTQSQLGERWHLSPRTLERWRWEGIGPVHLKIGGRVLYRLEDIEAYERGQMRTETTKDEGTLLGEEMRL encoded by the coding sequence ATGGCAAGTACAATCCTGATGACTCAATCCCAGCTTGGCGAACGCTGGCACCTCAGTCCGCGCACCTTGGAGCGTTGGCGGTGGGAAGGCATTGGGCCTGTCCACCTCAAGATCGGCGGGCGGGTTCTTTACAGGCTTGAAGACATTGAAGCGTATGAGCGCGGGCAGATGAGAACCGAAACCACCAAGGACGAAGGCACCCTCTTGGGAGAAGAGATGAGGTTATGA
- a CDS encoding Fic family protein → MAKTATNTRLGTYVSRSTAGEAYKSYVPAALPPQPAIDMDRLYKPLDQAMKALGGIDALVKLLPDISLFLYMYVRKEALVSSQIEGTQSSLSDLLLFENEENPSVPVDDVEEVSNYIAALNHGLERMRKGFPLSMRLIREMHKILLRGGRGANKDPGEFRRSQNWIGGIRPGKARYVPPPPEMVGDLMSDLEKFAHDEDQKLPALVKAALIHVQFETIHPFLDGNGRLGRLLITLLLCADGVLVQPILYLSLHFKEHRQLYYDLLQDVRLKGDWERWCDFFLDGVTATATQAADDAKKIIDLLERDRVRISQIGKASKSALKIHEYLLKKPYLSITKVAAELDISVPSTTSTVQKLVDIGVLKEMTGKSRNRIFAYEAYLDILAAGTEPIR, encoded by the coding sequence ATGGCAAAAACGGCCACGAATACACGACTTGGAACCTACGTTTCCCGCAGCACGGCTGGAGAGGCTTACAAGTCCTATGTTCCGGCGGCGCTTCCCCCGCAGCCTGCCATCGACATGGATCGCCTTTATAAGCCCCTTGACCAGGCCATGAAAGCCTTGGGCGGGATCGACGCGTTGGTCAAACTGCTGCCGGACATCAGCCTGTTCCTTTATATGTACGTCCGCAAAGAGGCGTTAGTTTCCTCCCAGATCGAGGGGACGCAATCCTCGCTATCCGACCTTCTGCTGTTCGAGAACGAAGAAAACCCCTCCGTCCCCGTGGATGATGTGGAGGAAGTTTCTAATTACATCGCCGCCCTGAACCATGGGCTGGAGCGCATGCGGAAAGGCTTTCCGCTTTCCATGCGCCTGATCCGCGAGATGCACAAAATTCTGCTGCGCGGCGGGCGCGGTGCCAACAAAGACCCAGGCGAGTTTCGCCGCTCACAGAACTGGATCGGCGGCATCCGTCCTGGCAAGGCGCGGTATGTTCCGCCGCCGCCGGAAATGGTCGGAGACCTCATGAGCGATCTGGAGAAATTCGCGCATGACGAAGACCAGAAACTCCCCGCGCTGGTCAAAGCTGCGCTGATCCACGTCCAGTTTGAGACCATCCACCCGTTCCTCGATGGCAATGGCCGTCTGGGTCGTTTGCTGATCACGCTTCTGCTGTGCGCCGATGGCGTGCTGGTGCAGCCGATCCTTTATCTCAGCTTGCATTTCAAGGAACACCGTCAGCTTTACTACGATCTGCTGCAGGACGTTCGGCTCAAAGGCGACTGGGAACGCTGGTGTGACTTCTTCCTTGATGGTGTGACGGCGACGGCCACGCAGGCCGCCGATGATGCCAAAAAAATCATTGACCTTCTGGAGCGCGACCGTGTGCGTATCAGCCAGATCGGAAAGGCATCAAAAAGCGCGCTCAAAATCCACGAGTACCTGCTCAAAAAGCCTTACCTTTCGATCACGAAGGTCGCGGCGGAGCTGGATATCTCTGTACCAAGCACAACCAGCACAGTGCAGAAGCTGGTTGATATCGGCGTGTTGAAAGAAATGACCGGAAAATCCCGCAACCGTATTTTCGCATACGAAGCTTATCTGGACATTCTGGCTGCGGGAACGGAGCCGATAAGATGA
- a CDS encoding DEAD/DEAH box helicase family protein produces the protein MNIIDNINALLGDDLKTSIIPKSKVKIAASCFSIYAYEALKAELSKVKSFEFIFTAPTFVADEVTDKVRKERREFFIPRANRESSLYGSEFEIQLRNKLTQRAIARECAEWIREKAAFRSNKTKFQMQQFIGIADDAQQTAYAPLHGFTAVDLGYQPGDAVSNIVNRFGDSAHTATYLQLFDRIWNDPAKLQDVTNAICDHIESVYQENAPERIYFLMLYNIFKEFLEDINEDVLPNDRTGYQDSLVWKKLFNYQRDAAVGIINKLETYNGCILADSVGLGKTFTALAVVKYYELRNKSVLVLCPKKLADNWLNYNKNLKTNIFAQDRFGYEVLCHTDLSRTSGESFGTPLNRVNWGNYDLVVIDESHNFRNNEVFKERETRYQKLMNKVIREGVKTKVLMLSATPVNNRFNDLKNQLALAYEGESNHLNEKLKTKRSIEDIFRRAQSAFNAWSELPPEERTARAILDKLDFDFFEVLDSVTIARSRKHIETFYDTTDIGKFPERRKPISIHCPLTQRTDVMGFNDIFGQLSLLKLAVYAPISYILPSRLKKYEEIYDTELTRGKFRQADRESALQALMTTNLLKRLESSVESFRLTLEMLEGKLTNTLTTIARFESGQDISVTDFTEGMEERLEGDEDNIDELDDGNSVGGKVRISLSDMDVPRWKGDLNGDLHLIQALLESMRKITPEDDAKLQDLKTRIAGKIANPINSGNKKILIFTAFADTAQYLYKNIAGIQGGINVAMVTGQGSPKSTLGTGYDFQAVLTLFSPRAKEKALIMPEVKGELDILIGTDCISEGQNLQDCDYLINYDIHWNPVRIIQRFGRIDRIGSPNASIQLVNYWPDISLDEYINLKERVENRMIIADVTATGDDNVLTAKSSEVAYRKEQLRRLQEEVIELEDLKTGVSITDLGLNDFRMDLINYVKQHGDLEDAPKGMHAVVPAQPDLGLSPGVIFALRNRNDGVNINQQNRLHPYYLVYIAKDGQIIANHTEAKKLLDLVRSSSKGYDEPIAAVCRLFNKETDDGRNMKPYSDLLGMAIRSMIEVKEEKDLDSLFSGGKTTALVNAISGLDDFELIAFLVIQGGKT, from the coding sequence ATGAACATCATCGACAATATAAACGCCCTGCTTGGCGATGATCTTAAGACATCGATTATACCTAAGTCCAAGGTCAAGATCGCGGCATCGTGTTTTTCGATCTATGCCTATGAAGCCTTGAAGGCCGAATTGTCCAAAGTTAAATCTTTCGAATTCATTTTCACCGCACCAACCTTTGTTGCCGACGAGGTCACGGACAAGGTTCGCAAGGAACGTCGTGAATTTTTTATCCCTAGAGCAAACCGTGAGAGCAGCCTTTATGGTTCCGAGTTTGAAATCCAGCTTCGCAACAAGCTGACCCAACGGGCGATTGCCAGGGAATGCGCGGAGTGGATACGCGAAAAAGCTGCCTTCCGCTCGAACAAAACAAAATTCCAGATGCAGCAATTTATCGGCATCGCCGATGATGCCCAACAAACAGCCTATGCGCCCCTGCATGGATTTACCGCCGTGGATTTAGGTTACCAGCCAGGCGATGCTGTTTCCAATATCGTCAACCGTTTTGGCGACAGCGCACACACCGCCACATACCTCCAGCTTTTCGACCGGATTTGGAATGACCCTGCCAAATTACAGGACGTCACCAATGCTATCTGCGACCATATCGAGTCAGTGTACCAAGAGAACGCGCCAGAGCGCATTTACTTCCTGATGCTCTACAACATCTTCAAGGAATTTCTTGAGGACATTAACGAGGACGTTCTTCCGAACGACCGCACAGGGTATCAAGACAGTTTGGTCTGGAAAAAGTTGTTCAATTACCAGCGTGATGCTGCTGTTGGCATCATCAACAAGCTGGAAACCTATAATGGGTGCATCCTCGCCGACAGCGTGGGGTTGGGTAAAACCTTCACGGCCCTGGCAGTCGTCAAATATTACGAGCTTCGCAACAAGTCTGTGCTGGTGTTGTGTCCGAAAAAGCTGGCGGACAACTGGCTCAATTACAACAAGAACCTCAAGACCAATATCTTCGCCCAGGATCGCTTCGGCTATGAGGTGCTATGCCATACCGACCTGTCACGCACATCGGGAGAATCTTTCGGTACTCCGCTCAATCGCGTGAATTGGGGCAATTACGATTTGGTGGTCATCGACGAATCCCATAACTTCCGAAACAACGAGGTCTTTAAGGAACGAGAGACCCGTTACCAGAAACTGATGAACAAGGTTATCCGCGAAGGCGTGAAGACCAAAGTGTTGATGCTTTCGGCCACCCCCGTCAATAACCGCTTCAACGATCTGAAGAACCAGCTTGCGCTGGCCTATGAAGGCGAGTCCAACCACCTAAACGAAAAGCTGAAAACCAAGCGCAGTATTGAGGATATTTTCCGCCGCGCACAATCTGCTTTTAACGCCTGGTCGGAATTGCCACCTGAAGAGCGCACGGCACGCGCCATTCTTGACAAGCTGGACTTCGACTTCTTTGAAGTGTTGGACAGTGTAACCATCGCCCGCTCGCGCAAGCATATCGAGACGTTCTACGATACAACAGACATCGGCAAATTCCCCGAACGCCGCAAGCCCATCTCTATCCATTGCCCGCTAACCCAGCGCACAGACGTGATGGGCTTCAACGATATTTTTGGCCAGCTCTCGCTGCTAAAACTCGCCGTCTACGCGCCGATCAGTTATATCCTGCCCAGCCGTCTCAAGAAATATGAGGAAATTTATGATACGGAATTGACGCGCGGGAAATTCCGCCAGGCCGACCGCGAAAGTGCGTTGCAAGCGCTCATGACCACCAATCTGCTCAAGCGGCTGGAAAGCTCGGTGGAATCCTTCCGCCTGACGCTGGAGATGCTGGAAGGCAAACTCACCAATACGCTGACTACCATCGCCAGATTTGAATCGGGACAGGATATCAGCGTTACCGACTTCACCGAAGGGATGGAAGAACGTCTGGAAGGTGATGAGGACAATATCGATGAGTTGGACGACGGCAATAGCGTCGGCGGCAAGGTCAGAATTAGCCTGTCCGACATGGACGTGCCGCGCTGGAAAGGCGACCTTAACGGTGACCTGCACCTGATCCAAGCGCTGCTGGAATCCATGCGCAAAATCACGCCAGAGGACGATGCCAAGCTCCAAGACCTTAAAACGCGGATCGCGGGCAAGATCGCCAACCCTATCAACAGCGGTAACAAGAAGATTTTGATTTTTACAGCCTTCGCCGATACCGCTCAGTACCTCTATAAAAACATCGCGGGTATCCAAGGCGGCATCAATGTTGCCATGGTAACGGGGCAAGGCTCGCCGAAATCAACACTGGGTACGGGATATGACTTCCAGGCTGTCCTGACGCTCTTTTCTCCGCGCGCGAAGGAAAAGGCGTTGATCATGCCCGAAGTAAAGGGCGAATTGGACATTCTGATCGGCACGGATTGCATCTCCGAAGGCCAGAACCTTCAGGACTGCGATTATTTGATCAACTACGACATTCACTGGAACCCCGTGCGGATTATCCAGCGTTTTGGGCGTATTGACCGTATCGGCTCCCCCAACGCCAGCATCCAGCTGGTCAATTACTGGCCGGATATCTCGCTCGACGAATATATCAACCTGAAAGAGCGCGTCGAAAACCGCATGATTATTGCCGACGTGACGGCCACGGGCGACGATAACGTCCTGACCGCCAAGAGCAGCGAAGTCGCTTACCGCAAGGAACAGCTCCGCCGCCTGCAGGAAGAAGTGATCGAGCTGGAAGACCTGAAAACAGGTGTTTCCATCACCGACCTTGGCCTCAACGACTTCCGTATGGATTTGATCAACTACGTCAAACAGCACGGCGATCTGGAAGATGCTCCCAAGGGCATGCACGCCGTTGTGCCTGCGCAGCCCGATCTTGGTCTCAGTCCTGGCGTCATTTTTGCGCTGCGCAACCGCAATGACGGCGTGAATATCAACCAGCAGAACCGTCTGCATCCGTATTATCTGGTTTATATCGCCAAGGATGGTCAGATCATTGCCAACCATACCGAGGCCAAAAAGCTGCTCGACCTCGTGCGTAGCAGCAGCAAGGGGTATGACGAGCCTATCGCCGCCGTATGCCGTCTGTTCAACAAGGAAACGGACGACGGGCGGAACATGAAGCCGTATTCTGACCTTTTGGGAATGGCGATCCGCTCGATGATCGAAGTGAAGGAAGAAAAAGACCTCGACAGCCTTTTCAGTGGTGGCAAGACGACTGCCCTCGTCAATGCCATTTCCGGCCTTGATGATTTTGAGCTGATCGCCTTTCTGGTTATTCAGGGGGGCAAGACATGA
- a CDS encoding COQ9 family protein: MAKSTRPKAAKAAAAKPRKKAARPASPATPVTEQDIRARLLQSALRQVPFEGWSHASLMAAATECGVSLAEAMEAFPAGAPDLLDAYAAWADESMAHAFEKTKNLAKLKLGERVALAVRLRLEALAPHREAERLALNFLALPPHPFLGLRLINRTVNAIWRAVGDESVDFSYYTKRLSLAGIYAATHLYWLRDSSDDHDATWRFLDQRLQNLASFTRLRRKAGQTVRDKAMFAADRLRQRARRGSAGFGV, encoded by the coding sequence ATGGCCAAATCCACCCGCCCGAAAGCCGCCAAAGCCGCTGCCGCCAAGCCCCGCAAAAAGGCGGCGCGTCCGGCCAGCCCCGCAACGCCCGTGACCGAGCAAGATATCCGTGCCCGATTGCTTCAATCGGCGCTTCGTCAGGTGCCGTTCGAAGGATGGTCGCATGCCTCGTTGATGGCGGCGGCGACGGAATGCGGCGTGTCTTTGGCCGAGGCGATGGAGGCCTTCCCCGCCGGCGCGCCCGATCTGCTGGACGCCTATGCCGCTTGGGCTGATGAATCCATGGCCCATGCCTTTGAGAAAACCAAAAATTTGGCCAAGTTGAAACTGGGCGAGCGTGTCGCCCTGGCCGTTCGCCTACGGCTTGAGGCCCTTGCGCCGCACCGCGAGGCCGAGCGTCTGGCCCTGAATTTCCTGGCTCTGCCGCCTCATCCCTTTTTGGGGCTGCGTTTAATCAACCGCACCGTGAACGCCATCTGGCGCGCGGTAGGGGACGAGTCGGTCGATTTCAGCTATTACACCAAACGCCTATCTCTGGCGGGCATTTACGCCGCGACACATCTGTATTGGCTGCGCGATTCATCAGACGACCACGATGCCACATGGCGCTTCCTGGATCAGCGTTTGCAAAACCTGGCCTCCTTCACGCGCCTTCGGCGCAAGGCCGGCCAGACGGTGCGGGACAAAGCCATGTTCGCGGCTGATAGACTGCGCCAGCGCGCGCGTCGTGGATCGGCGGGTTTTGGGGTTTAA
- a CDS encoding lipocalin family protein: MTKAVKLLKPLFLAALMAVTGCAQGPVGSPAVPEPAKAVDLQKYLGRWYEIARYEASFQKGCEAVTADYSLRPDGKIKVLNSCRRERLDAPVESAEAQAYVVDGSQNAKLRVSFFWPFYGNYWILDHGEAYDWSIVGEPSGRYLWLLFRTPHPTDAMEKTVKARAADMGYDLGLLRSTKQ, translated from the coding sequence ATGACAAAGGCTGTAAAGCTGCTAAAGCCATTATTCCTTGCTGCGCTTATGGCTGTCACTGGGTGCGCCCAGGGGCCTGTTGGCAGTCCTGCTGTGCCAGAACCGGCAAAGGCTGTTGATCTACAAAAATATCTTGGACGCTGGTATGAGATCGCCCGCTATGAAGCCAGCTTCCAAAAGGGCTGCGAGGCCGTTACGGCTGATTACAGCTTGCGCCCGGACGGCAAAATCAAAGTTCTCAATTCTTGTCGCAGAGAGCGGCTTGATGCTCCTGTTGAATCGGCAGAAGCCCAAGCCTACGTCGTGGACGGCAGCCAAAACGCAAAGCTGCGCGTGTCGTTCTTCTGGCCTTTCTATGGGAACTATTGGATTCTTGATCACGGCGAAGCTTACGATTGGTCGATTGTAGGCGAACCGTCCGGGCGTTATCTTTGGCTGCTCTTCAGGACGCCGCATCCAACCGACGCGATGGAGAAAACGGTCAAAGCCCGTGCGGCGGATATGGGATACGACCTTGGGCTGCTAAGATCGACAAAGCAGTAA
- a CDS encoding methyltransferase domain-containing protein, whose product MTVKTYAATESDAQRNRLVWMQNIDEEVSYWRDVLDGKERLSGEINWRLDPATELDNAHQQALGPVDAGQIPSVLDVGAGPLTPVGKSLNGRRIRLVAVDPLADAYNELLDERKIIPTIRTRFAEGERLQDRFPPDSFDLVTSSNSIDHSYDPLSYVDSMLSVVKPGKNVLVIGCINEGQHAQYHGLHQWNMDASQGRLEFWQPQGQRMAVAEVLKDKVVSEQMIFPHPYGDRWFASILKKRG is encoded by the coding sequence ATGACTGTCAAGACCTACGCCGCCACCGAGTCGGATGCCCAGCGTAATCGGCTGGTCTGGATGCAGAATATCGATGAAGAAGTCTCGTATTGGCGCGACGTTTTAGACGGCAAGGAAAGGCTGAGCGGAGAAATCAATTGGCGGCTTGATCCGGCCACCGAGCTGGATAACGCGCATCAACAGGCCCTGGGGCCCGTGGATGCCGGCCAGATACCCAGCGTGCTGGATGTCGGCGCCGGACCGCTGACCCCGGTCGGCAAATCCTTGAATGGCAGGCGCATCCGCCTGGTCGCGGTTGATCCGTTGGCCGATGCCTATAACGAATTGCTCGACGAACGCAAAATCATCCCGACGATCCGCACCCGCTTTGCAGAGGGCGAAAGACTTCAAGACCGCTTTCCCCCCGACAGCTTTGATCTGGTCACCAGCAGCAATTCCATCGACCATTCCTATGATCCGTTGTCCTATGTCGATTCGATGCTGAGCGTGGTCAAGCCCGGCAAGAACGTTTTGGTGATCGGTTGCATCAACGAAGGCCAGCATGCCCAATATCACGGCCTGCATCAGTGGAACATGGATGCCAGCCAAGGTCGGTTGGAGTTCTGGCAGCCTCAAGGCCAACGCATGGCCGTGGCCGAGGTGCTTAAAGACAAGGTCGTCAGCGAGCAGATGATCTTTCCCCATCCTTACGGCGATCGGTGGTTTGCCTCAATCCTGAAAAAGAGAGGCTAG
- the rho gene encoding transcription termination factor Rho gives MNLQELKSKTPAALLAQAEELGIENASALRRQDMMFSILKTLAERGSDITGSGVLSVQMDGFGFLRSPEANYLPGPDDIYVSPVQVRRLGLRTGDTVEGQIRAPKEGERYFGLLKINTVNFEEPENLRHRINFDNLTPLHPDKMLKLEVEDPTKKNFTSRIVDLICPQGKGQRGLVVAPPRTGKTVMLQNIAHSITSNHPEIYLIVLLIDERPEEVTDMSRSVKGEVISSTFDEPAVRHVQVAEMVIEKAKRLVEHKRDVVILLDSITRLARAYNTVVPSSGKVLTGGVDANALQRPKRFFGAARNIEEGGSLTIIATALVDTGSRMDEVIFEEFKGTGNSEIILDRKISDKRIFPAIDITKSGTRREELLVDKGTLSKMWVLRRILMPMGVTDAVEFLMDKLKHTKTNGDFFDSMNQ, from the coding sequence ATGAATCTTCAGGAACTGAAATCCAAGACGCCCGCCGCGCTTTTGGCGCAAGCCGAGGAACTGGGCATCGAGAACGCCAGCGCGCTGCGTCGGCAAGACATGATGTTCAGCATTTTAAAGACCCTGGCCGAACGCGGTTCGGACATCACCGGCAGCGGCGTGCTTTCGGTCCAGATGGACGGGTTTGGATTTTTGCGTTCGCCCGAGGCCAATTATCTGCCGGGTCCTGACGATATCTATGTCTCGCCGGTTCAAGTGCGACGCTTGGGGTTGCGCACCGGCGACACGGTGGAGGGCCAGATTCGCGCTCCCAAGGAGGGCGAGCGTTATTTTGGCCTGCTTAAAATCAACACCGTGAATTTCGAAGAGCCAGAAAACCTGCGCCACCGCATCAATTTCGACAATCTGACCCCGCTGCATCCAGACAAGATGCTCAAGCTTGAGGTCGAGGACCCCACCAAAAAGAACTTCACCAGCCGGATCGTCGATCTGATCTGCCCGCAAGGTAAGGGCCAGCGCGGCCTGGTCGTCGCCCCGCCGCGCACGGGTAAGACGGTGATGCTGCAAAACATCGCCCATTCCATCACCTCGAACCATCCCGAGATTTATCTGATCGTCCTGCTGATCGATGAACGCCCCGAGGAAGTCACCGACATGTCGCGCTCGGTCAAGGGCGAGGTGATCAGCTCGACTTTTGACGAACCGGCGGTGCGTCATGTCCAAGTCGCGGAAATGGTGATCGAAAAGGCCAAACGCCTGGTGGAACACAAGCGCGACGTGGTGATCTTGTTGGACAGCATCACGCGGCTGGCGCGCGCCTATAACACGGTGGTGCCCAGCTCGGGCAAGGTGCTGACCGGCGGCGTGGACGCCAACGCCTTGCAGCGTCCCAAACGCTTTTTCGGCGCGGCGCGTAATATCGAGGAAGGCGGCAGTCTGACCATCATCGCCACCGCCCTTGTCGATACCGGCAGCCGCATGGACGAGGTGATCTTCGAAGAGTTCAAGGGCACCGGCAATTCCGAAATCATCCTAGACCGCAAGATTTCCGACAAGCGCATCTTCCCGGCCATCGACATCACCAAGTCCGGCACACGGCGCGAGGAATTGCTGGTGGATAAGGGCACATTGTCGAAGATGTGGGTCCTGCGCCGCATCCTGATGCCCATGGGCGTCACGGACGCCGTGGAATTCCTGATGGACAAGCTGAAGCACACCAAGACCAACGGCGATTTCTTCGACTCGATGAACCAATAG
- a CDS encoding GIY-YIG nuclease family protein codes for MFYVYLIQSDAFPDQRYVGYTTDLKERLKTHNAGGSVHTSKYKPWHLVSYHAFANKRKAQEFEYYLKSGSGKAFANKRFW; via the coding sequence ATGTTCTACGTCTACCTCATTCAAAGCGATGCTTTTCCCGATCAACGCTATGTCGGATACACAACCGATCTAAAAGAACGCTTGAAAACGCACAACGCCGGCGGCTCCGTTCATACGTCAAAATACAAGCCTTGGCATTTAGTCAGCTATCACGCCTTTGCCAATAAACGCAAAGCACAGGAATTCGAATACTATCTCAAATCCGGTTCCGGCAAGGCTTTTGCCAATAAGCGGTTTTGGTGA